In Acidobacteriaceae bacterium, the following are encoded in one genomic region:
- a CDS encoding serine hydrolase yields the protein MRLVLSAAALLAVCTVATFAQELPAATQQQVEAIAQKVLKDTGVPSASVAIAENGKVVYAHSFGLANVQPPRPSVPLIAYPIGSVSKQFTAAAILLLQQQGKLSVDDPVAKYFPKFTRANDVKLRNLLTMTSGYEDYAPQDYIIPAWMHEVSPLKNVTEWATKPLDFEPGSEWQYSNTNYVILGLIVEKVSGKPLMQFLRENIFTPLQLKGVFNTYREREKLEVTGYVSHALAPVRVQPLEAAGWYDGDGDLAMPPSTLAEWDLSFAKKSLLSPESYKMMETAFTFTSGKPSNYGFGVFTRTLNGHRALEHSGEVGGYVAENIAFPDDGAAIVVLTNEVASSAAGSIAHGILPLLFPDSAKPVAASGDTLVSTLRTLLPELQQAKIDRSALTSNAAYYFTPETLSDFQSTLAPLGALKSVKLLRSAQRGGMTFGAYSAEFEKGTVHLSTYLTKDGKIEQLLVVGKE from the coding sequence ATGCGCCTTGTCCTTTCCGCCGCCGCACTTCTTGCCGTTTGCACCGTCGCCACCTTTGCCCAGGAACTACCTGCCGCTACCCAGCAGCAGGTAGAAGCCATTGCGCAGAAGGTGCTCAAAGATACCGGCGTGCCTTCGGCGTCAGTCGCCATTGCGGAGAACGGCAAGGTTGTCTACGCACACTCGTTTGGGCTCGCGAACGTTCAACCGCCGCGGCCCTCCGTACCGTTGATCGCGTATCCCATCGGCTCGGTCTCCAAGCAGTTCACGGCTGCGGCGATTCTCCTGCTGCAGCAGCAGGGGAAGCTCTCCGTCGACGACCCCGTCGCCAAGTACTTCCCGAAGTTCACGCGAGCGAACGACGTCAAGCTTCGCAACCTGCTCACCATGACCTCCGGCTACGAAGACTACGCGCCGCAGGATTACATCATCCCCGCATGGATGCACGAGGTCTCGCCGCTGAAGAACGTGACCGAGTGGGCGACGAAGCCGCTGGACTTTGAGCCGGGCAGCGAGTGGCAGTACTCGAACACGAACTATGTGATTCTCGGCCTGATCGTGGAGAAGGTCTCCGGCAAGCCGTTGATGCAGTTCCTGCGCGAAAACATCTTTACGCCGCTCCAACTGAAGGGCGTCTTCAACACCTACCGAGAGCGCGAGAAGCTCGAAGTCACCGGCTACGTCTCGCACGCGCTTGCGCCTGTCCGTGTGCAGCCGCTGGAGGCTGCAGGCTGGTACGACGGCGACGGCGATCTTGCCATGCCGCCGTCGACGCTCGCGGAGTGGGACCTCTCCTTCGCGAAGAAGTCACTGCTGTCTCCCGAGAGCTACAAGATGATGGAGACCGCGTTTACCTTCACAAGCGGTAAACCCTCTAACTATGGCTTCGGAGTGTTTACGCGCACGCTCAACGGCCATCGCGCACTGGAGCATAGCGGCGAGGTCGGCGGTTACGTCGCAGAAAATATCGCGTTCCCGGACGACGGTGCAGCGATCGTCGTGTTGACGAATGAGGTGGCTTCTTCGGCGGCCGGCTCCATCGCTCACGGCATCCTTCCGCTGCTCTTCCCTGACTCTGCAAAGCCAGTTGCTGCGTCCGGCGATACGCTGGTCTCGACACTACGCACGTTGTTGCCTGAGCTGCAGCAGGCGAAGATTGATCGCAGCGCACTGACCTCAAACGCCGCGTACTACTTCACTCCGGAGACGCTCTCGGACTTCCAGTCCACGCTCGCTCCGCTGGGCGCGTTGAAGAGCGTGAAGCTTCTGCGGAGCGCACAGCGCGGTGGCATGACCTTTGGTGCTTACAGCGCAGAGTTTGAGAAGGGCACCGTTCACCTCAGCACGTATCTCACGAAGGACGGCAAGATCGAGCAGTTGCTGGTCGTCGGCAAAGAGTAG
- a CDS encoding AI-2E family transporter, translating to MHTLLFPLTGAVALAVVLHEPRLWLRKRMGAMACAWLLLGAVTVAVVLPSILVVRTLVVEAMQATHYVASGDAADDMQRFADQHHKIGPLLEQGLDQLAPDQEGKRVAGMAAGWMATGFRNVAVGVFHIGLMLFLLFFLLRDAETAHATLLSLLPMPDKEARPFLKRLGEVTHAIFLGRFLIAGIQGLLSGLAYLLLGVPGALLWAAITAILCLIPAFGAFLIWVPVTIYLALAAGWTKAIIMAVWGGVIVSNLDNVLYPALVGRRTDLHTAVIFVSVFGGLGMFGFAGFVLGPVIVAATMLLVQSWKQHMESSDELA from the coding sequence ATGCACACATTGCTGTTCCCGTTGACCGGCGCCGTTGCGCTGGCGGTCGTGCTGCACGAGCCTCGGCTGTGGCTGCGCAAGCGCATGGGAGCGATGGCCTGTGCGTGGCTGCTGCTGGGGGCCGTCACCGTCGCTGTCGTTCTGCCGAGCATCCTGGTGGTGCGCACGCTTGTGGTTGAAGCCATGCAGGCCACGCACTATGTGGCCAGCGGTGACGCCGCAGATGACATGCAGCGCTTTGCCGATCAGCACCACAAGATCGGCCCGCTGCTCGAGCAAGGGCTCGACCAGCTCGCACCCGACCAGGAGGGCAAGCGCGTCGCAGGCATGGCCGCCGGATGGATGGCGACCGGCTTCCGCAACGTTGCGGTTGGCGTCTTCCACATCGGCCTGATGCTCTTCCTGCTCTTCTTTTTGCTGCGCGATGCGGAGACCGCACACGCAACCCTGCTGTCGTTGCTGCCGATGCCGGACAAAGAGGCCCGCCCGTTCCTGAAGCGGCTCGGCGAGGTGACCCACGCCATCTTCCTTGGCCGCTTCCTCATCGCCGGAATTCAGGGCCTGCTCTCCGGGCTGGCCTACCTGCTGCTCGGCGTTCCGGGAGCCCTGCTTTGGGCGGCCATCACCGCCATCCTCTGCCTGATCCCTGCGTTTGGCGCCTTTCTGATCTGGGTTCCCGTAACGATCTACCTCGCGCTGGCCGCAGGATGGACCAAGGCGATCATCATGGCGGTCTGGGGCGGAGTCATCGTCAGCAACCTCGACAACGTCCTCTACCCCGCGCTGGTGGGTCGCAGGACAGACCTCCACACTGCTGTGATCTTCGTCTCCGTCTTCGGCGGGCTGGGGATGTTTGGCTTCGCAGGCTTCGTGCTCGGGCCGGTGATCGTCGCCGCGACCATGCTGCTGGTGCAGAGCTGGAAGCAGCATATGGAAAGCTCAGACGAGCTGGCATAG
- a CDS encoding glycosyltransferase family 4 protein — MQTSQEYALQHPDSVPLVIAQLDSLGGAERSLLAMARWLHSQGRAAHLVVYEDQCNFAQYADFPLPIHELKPAGGVRAKIAALKQYFATHHYTSRPLLSGYQPALHATLARIGSFHCLMHDTPVLFEVEELRDQSFKQRLRTWVSNKIIGIGLRRGQTIVTSEFLQQDCRKEFGVRAQIARMGGFVSLSGFVRRPFDGELRLLSVCRIEANKRVDWMLNALASLERQQPPLSSQIPWRFDLAGKGSLLEAMRARAAELGLSERVHFHGFVPDDALDGLYDSAHLFLMPAVQGYGIPAVEALARGIPVLLHRDSGVSDILLDTPWASVLTGGEEELAPKLEAMMRFLATNGQMSAPPPPALPTEDEWAHRVASLCGYV; from the coding sequence ATGCAGACGTCCCAAGAGTACGCACTCCAGCACCCTGATTCCGTGCCGCTTGTTATCGCGCAGCTTGATTCGCTAGGAGGAGCCGAGCGCAGCCTGCTTGCCATGGCTCGCTGGCTGCATTCGCAGGGACGCGCGGCGCACCTGGTCGTCTATGAAGATCAATGCAACTTTGCGCAGTATGCTGACTTTCCGCTGCCGATTCATGAGCTAAAGCCTGCTGGTGGCGTGCGCGCCAAGATCGCGGCGCTCAAACAGTACTTTGCGACGCATCATTACACCTCTCGGCCGCTGCTCTCCGGCTACCAACCTGCTCTGCACGCCACGCTGGCACGCATCGGCTCGTTCCACTGCCTGATGCATGACACACCAGTGCTTTTTGAGGTGGAGGAGCTTCGCGATCAGTCGTTCAAGCAGCGTCTGCGGACGTGGGTCTCGAACAAGATCATCGGCATTGGGCTTCGCCGCGGCCAGACGATCGTCACCAGCGAGTTTTTGCAACAGGACTGCCGCAAGGAGTTCGGTGTCCGCGCACAGATCGCCCGCATGGGCGGCTTCGTGAGCCTGTCCGGGTTTGTCCGTCGTCCCTTCGATGGCGAGTTGCGCCTGTTGTCCGTCTGCCGCATCGAGGCGAACAAGCGCGTCGACTGGATGCTGAACGCGCTTGCCTCGTTGGAGCGGCAGCAGCCTCCGCTTTCTTCGCAGATCCCCTGGCGGTTTGACCTTGCCGGTAAGGGCTCTTTGCTGGAGGCGATGCGTGCACGCGCTGCGGAACTCGGCCTCAGCGAGCGCGTCCACTTCCATGGCTTCGTCCCGGACGATGCACTCGATGGGCTTTACGACAGCGCCCATCTCTTCCTGATGCCTGCGGTGCAGGGTTACGGCATTCCGGCTGTCGAAGCGCTGGCGCGTGGTATCCCTGTGCTGCTGCACCGCGACTCCGGCGTCTCCGACATTCTGCTCGATACGCCATGGGCTTCGGTGCTCACGGGCGGCGAAGAGGAGCTTGCTCCGAAGCTGGAGGCGATGATGCGTTTTCTTGCCACCAATGGCCAGATGTCTGCGCCGCCGCCGCCTGCTTTGCCGACGGAAGACGAGTGGGCGCACCGCGTCGCCTCACTTTGCGGCTACGTCTAG
- a CDS encoding transglycosylase domain-containing protein, whose translation MQTLLRWFTAIAVTLLLCFAAVGAWLYYWPVAGYDRASAAAFTPATEGDANATGCLPKLHVYTVEELRPQFPALRAAEGDPTDGHYTVQLARILSCPDASQKTFVRQMRELRLAAHLRRQFTREEQMTMFLNVVYFSDEQRGIDAAAKSFFNQTPLQIDTAKRALLAGLIARPAYSSVLQHPDHALQRRNEVLQRMREQGMLSGSAWRRARAEPLLGKR comes from the coding sequence ATGCAAACACTTCTTCGCTGGTTCACTGCAATCGCTGTCACTCTTCTGCTCTGTTTTGCGGCTGTAGGAGCATGGCTTTATTACTGGCCGGTTGCGGGGTATGACCGCGCTTCTGCCGCAGCGTTTACGCCTGCAACGGAAGGCGATGCCAACGCGACGGGATGTCTGCCGAAGCTTCACGTTTATACCGTCGAAGAGTTGAGACCGCAGTTCCCTGCTCTGCGCGCGGCCGAAGGCGACCCGACCGATGGGCATTACACCGTCCAACTGGCCCGCATTCTGAGCTGCCCCGATGCGTCGCAGAAGACGTTTGTGCGACAGATGCGGGAGCTGCGCCTGGCCGCGCATCTGCGTCGGCAGTTTACTCGCGAAGAGCAGATGACGATGTTTCTCAACGTGGTGTACTTCAGCGATGAGCAGCGCGGTATCGACGCCGCAGCAAAGAGCTTCTTCAACCAGACACCGCTGCAGATCGACACCGCAAAGAGAGCCTTGCTTGCAGGGCTGATCGCGCGGCCTGCGTATAGCTCCGTGCTCCAGCACCCTGACCATGCTCTACAGCGCAGAAACGAAGTGCTTCAGCGGATGCGTGAGCAAGGAATGCTAAGCGGCTCGGCGTGGCGCAGAGCGCGTGCCGAACCGCTGTTGGGAAAACGTTAG